Within Nocardia terpenica, the genomic segment GCCAGAGCTTCCCCAACCAGTGCATGGCCATCAACCACAGCAACTACGTCTTCACCTTCTGACCGGCCCGCGTGCGCGGATGGTGCGGGCCGGTGGGCTTGCGCCGCAGGTGAACTCGTCGGATCAAGTGGACAGAGAGCGATACAGTCTGGCCAAATGTTCTCCCAGGAGGGCTCTTTCGGTTGCGGAGAAGCAGCCGAAGGTGACGCCCTCCAGGATGTCGAGGGCACGATCGGCGGTCTCGAGGGTGGTGCGTCCCTCCGGCGTCAGCGACACGATCTGACGGCGGCGGTCCTTCGGGTCGCGGGTCCGCTCGATCGCGCCCGCGGTATGCAGGCCGTCGAGATAGGTGACGAGATCGCCGGTGTCCAAACCGATCCGGGTTGCGAGCTCCTTCTGATGACAGGGCCCGAGCTCGTGCAGCGTGGCGAGAATGACGTGCTGATTCGGCAGCAGGCCCAGTGTGGATAACTGACTCAAATAGCGCTGGCGCACCCGCATTGCGGAGCGCACCAGTAGATAACCGAGGCGCCCGTCGACTTGCGTTGCGCCGTCCGGTGTTCCGGAATTCATTGCACGATCGTATTTGGATCGGCGGCTTCATCCGTGTGCCATCGCACAATTCGTCCGATCGTGCGTTACCCTGCCCGAAAATCGGTGTCGGCGGACGGCGACCGGGACGAAGGTATGCGCATGACAAATGATCGAATGGTGCGCGGATTGCGATCGATCTGCGCGATGGTGGGGGTTCTCGTCGCGAGCGCGGGGGCGGGGGCCTGTGGCTCCTCCGGCTCGCCGACGCCGGTGGCCGCCGACTCCCGTCCCGAAGTTATCGACTGTTCCTTCGATCAGCCCGCCGTGCGCCCGCCCACGCTGATCCTCGCGTGCGCGGATCTGGGCATGCGGGTCGAGCAGATCCGCTGGCGGTCCTGGGGTACGGACAAGGCCGAGGGTGACGGCGTCGAGCACGACAACACCTGCGACCCGAACTGCGCCGCCGGGCACTTCGTCACCAAGCAGGTCCATGTCGTGCTGTCCGAGCCGGTGCAGCCGGGGAACGTCTTCACCAAGGCCACGACCATCGATGCCGACGGAAAGGCGACGACCAGGCCGCTGACCAAGCGCTGAGCACGGGGAATCCGGACGTTCGTCCACAATAGGTGCTTCTAGGTGTAACTCCAGGTAGCAGTTACGGGTAGAATATTGCTACGCTCACGAAGAAACCGCCCGTCCGGGCAGGGACGACGAGACCAGGAGTACCGATGAAGTTACTTCCCTTTCGGACGCGCCGCGCGACGATCGATCCGGGCGAGGTAGCTCTGCACGCCCGCAACGTGCGCTTCGACTGGCGGGACACGCCGCTGCACTGGATGCCCGCCGAGCCGATCGCCTCGCATCTGATCAATGCCCTGAACCTGCTGCTGCCCGAGGGCGAGCGGATGTTCTGTCAGGCGTTCTCCGAGGCCATGCCCCTGGTCAAGGACGACAGGCTGCGCGAGCAGATGCTCGGATTCATCGGCCAGGAGTCGATGCACGCCGAAACCCACAACGGGGTGCTCGACGAGGTGTTGTCCGCGCACGGTATCGAGGTCCGGCCGTATGTGGAGCAGATGGAATACCTGTTCCGCAAAACCCTCGGCCCGCGCGAAGGCCAGGACGCCCGCGCGGAATTCCAGACCCTGGTCGAACGGCTCGGCTTCATCGCGACCCTGGAGCATTTCTTCGCCTTCCTCGGCGACTGGGTGCTCAATGCCGATCTGGAGCAATTCGGCGCCGACCCGAACATGGCGGACCTGTTCCGCTGGCACGGCGCGGAGGAGGTGGAGCACCGCCACGTCGCCCACGATGTCGCCGCCTACTTCGGCATCGGCTACGTGCGCCGCTGCGCGCTCATGCTGCTGGTGTTCCCGATCTTCCTGTCGCTGGTGGTGCGCGGCACCAAATATCTTGTGCGTCAGGATCCTTCGCTGCCCGACCTGGGCTATCCGCGGCTGCTGCTGCGGGTGTTCGGCGCCATGTGGCGGGGCGCGCTGCCGGGTGTGCCGTCGCTGCTGTGGAGCGCGGTCTCGGTCGCGCAGCCCGGCTACACGCCCGAGTCCGTCGGCTCGACGGCGCAGGCGGTGGCCTATCTGGCCAAGTCGCCCGCGGCGCGAGCGCTGGCCTCGTGACCGTCCGTCGACCCGCGCCGGCCGAGGTGCCAGCGGATCTGTACGGAAAGCGGCGGCGCGACAGGGCCATTCGGGTCTTCGACGCGGTCGCCGAGACCCGGTTGCGCTGGAGCACGCTGATCAATCGGCGCGAGCCCGCGGGCCGGGTGGACGATCACCGGCTGGCGCTGACGGTCGCCGAGCGACGGGTCGAGGCGCACGACACCGATGTGATCAGCCTGCTGCTCGTCGCGCCGGACGGGCGGGAACTCCCGGTCTGGTGGCCCGGCGCGCACCTGGATCTGGAGCTGCCGTCCGGGCTGCTGCGGCAGTATTCGCTGTGCGGCGATCCCGCCGACCGCCGCGGCTATCGCATTGCGGTGCGGCGCATTCCGGACGGACTCGGCGGCTCCGTGGAGGTCCACGACACCCTGCTTCCCGGCAGCCGGGTGGTGGTGCGCGGCCCGCGCAACGCGTTCCCCTTCGTGCTGCCGGGCTACGGATCCGAGGCGGCCCGGGTGCATTTCGTGGCCGGTGGCATCGGCATCACGCCGATTCTGCCGATGATCCGGATGGCGCACCGCCTCGGCGTCGACTGGTCCATGGTGTACACCGGCCGCAGCCGCGACACCATCCCGTTCCTGGACGAGGTGGAGGGTTTCGGCCATCGCGTCACGGTGCGCACCGACGACCGGCACGGCCTGCCCGCCGCCGCGGATCTGCTGCCGGGCGTCGGCCCCGACACCGCCCTGTACTGCTGCGGCCCGGTCCCGATGACCGCCGTCATCGCGGCGGCCGTGCGCGACATGCCGGGCGTGGAGCTGCATTCCGAACGGTTCTCGGCCCCGCCGGTGGTGGACGGCAAGCCGTTCGAGATCGAGCTGGCCCGCACCGGCGAGGTGATCGCGGTGCCCGCGGATCGCTCGGCGCTCCAGGAGGTGCTGAAAGTCCGCCCGGACGCCGCGTATTCGTGCCGCCAGGGCTTCTGCCGCACCTGCCGGGTGCGGGTGCTCGACGGCCCGGTCGACCACCGCGACACCGTGCTGACCCCGGACGAGCGGGCCGACGGTGACATGTTGATCTGTGTATCCCGCTGTGACGGTGAACGTTTGGTGATCGACCTGTGAGTCGCGCACCGCTACGGACGAATTGGAGACCCTCGTGACCGAACCGACTCCCGACGCCGAACGCACCGTCCGCAGTGACGGATTCGACCTCGCCGTCTACGAATACGGCGATGCGGCCGCCCCCACCGTGGTCCTGGTGCACGGCTGGCCCGACGATCATCACCTGTGGGACCGGGTGATTCCGCTGCTGGCCGGGCGCTTTCACGTCGTCGCCTACGACACCCGCGGGCACGGCCGCTCCACGCGCACCACCCGCACCGCGGACTACCGGCTGGACCGGTTCGCGGCCGACTTCTTCGCCGTGGCCGCGGCGGTCAGCCCGGACCGGCCGGTGCACGTGCTCGCGCACGACTGGGGATCGGTGGAAATGTGGGAGGCGGTGTGTGAGCCGGGCGCGCAGGACCGTATCGCGTCGTTCACCTCGGTGTCGGGACCGAACCTCGATCATCTCGGAACGTGGATGCGCGCCAAGCTGTCTCGCGGCGCGGCGTGGGGTCCGTTCACGCAGCTGCTGTCGTCGACCTACACGTTCCTGTTCATGACGCCCGGGCTGCCGCGGGTGCTGCTGCGGCCGCTGTCGGCGGAGCGGGTGTGGCGGCGGTTCGTCGGGCTGATGAACGAGACCGACGCCGCGAACGTGACACTGGGCCCGGCTTTTCGCGAGGACTTCTTCGACGGGATGCGGATCTATCGCGCGAATATCCTGCCGCGCCTGCTGGGTCCGCGCGAACGCCGCACCGAGGTGCCGGTGCAGCTGATCATCGCCCGCCGCGACGTGGCGGTGCGGCCCGCCGGATACGCCGACACCCAGCGGTGGGCGCCGCGGCTATGGCGGCGGGAGGTCGCGGGCGGGCACTGGCTGCCGTTCTCGCATCCGGAGCTGTTGGCCACGGCCACAGCCGAACTCGTCGACGCCCTGGACGGCGGCCCGGCGCCGCGCGGGCTGCGGCGGGCCGAGGCCGGTCGTGCGCGCGGTCGTTTCGACGATCAGCTGGTGGTGATCACCGGCGGCGGCAGCGGCATCGGGCGCGAGACCGCGCTGGCCTTCGCGCGGCACGGGGCCGAGATCGTGCTGTCGGACATCAATCTGGACGCGGCGAAGGAGACCGCCGAACTCGTCTCGGCCGCAGGCGGTGTCGCGCACGCCTACAGCGTCGATGTCGGTGACGAGGCGGCGATGGCCGAGCACGCGGCCGCGGTCGTCGCCGCGCACGGGGTGCCCGACATCCTGGTCAACAATGCCGGAATCGGCCAGGCGGGCGACTTTTTCGAGACGTCCGCGCGCGATTTCGATCGGGTGCTGCGGGTGAATCTGGGCGGTGTGATCAACGGCTGCCGCACCTTCGGCGCGGCCATGGCCGAGCGCGGCCTCGGCGGGCACATCGTGAATCTGTCGAGTATGGCCGCCTATACGCCGCAGCGCGGGTTCAGCGCCTACTCCACCAGCAAGTCTGCGGTCTTCATGTTCTCCGACTGCCTGCGGGCCGAGCTGGCGGGCAAGGGAATCGGCGTGCACACCGTCTGCCCGGGCATCGTGCACACCAATATCGTTGCCACCACCCGATTCTCCGGCGTCTCCGCGGAGGAGGAGGCGCGCAAGCAGGCCCGCTACGACGACCTCTACCGCAAGCGCCACTACGGGCCGGACAAGGTCGCCGCGCAGATCGTCCGCGCCGTGCAGAACGACCGCGCCGTCGTCCCCGTCACCCCGGAAGCCCACCTGCAGTACCACTTCCACCGCTTCGCCCCGGCCCTCGCCCGCTTCGTCGCGGCCCGCGTGAAGCTGATCTGATCCCGGCCACAAGCACGCCGGGATGACGGGATCTGGGTGTTCGCGGGGATGACGGGATCTGGGTGTTCGCGGGGATGACGGGATCTGGGTGTTCGCCGGATGACGGGATCTGAGTGTTCGACTACGGCGTGGAAGTCTCGGTGGCCGAGCCGATCTCGGGGTCGTTGCGGGTGGCGCGGAGGCTGGTCACGGTGACTACGGTCAGCACCACCACGATGACGCCGAGGGAGGCGACGGTGGGGATCTCGGGGAGGCCGCCCCAGATGCCGTGTGCCCAGTGCAGCACGAGCTTCACGCCGATGAAGGCGAGGATGACGGCCAGACCGTAGGCCAGGTGCACCAGCCGCGCCAGCGCCGCCTGCAGCACGAAGTACAGGGCCCGCAGGCCGAGCAGGGCGAACGCGTTGGTGGCGAACACCAGGTACGGGTCGCC encodes:
- a CDS encoding MarR family winged helix-turn-helix transcriptional regulator is translated as MNSGTPDGATQVDGRLGYLLVRSAMRVRQRYLSQLSTLGLLPNQHVILATLHELGPCHQKELATRIGLDTGDLVTYLDGLHTAGAIERTRDPKDRRRQIVSLTPEGRTTLETADRALDILEGVTFGCFSATERALLGEHLARLYRSLST
- a CDS encoding metal-dependent hydrolase; protein product: MKLLPFRTRRATIDPGEVALHARNVRFDWRDTPLHWMPAEPIASHLINALNLLLPEGERMFCQAFSEAMPLVKDDRLREQMLGFIGQESMHAETHNGVLDEVLSAHGIEVRPYVEQMEYLFRKTLGPREGQDARAEFQTLVERLGFIATLEHFFAFLGDWVLNADLEQFGADPNMADLFRWHGAEEVEHRHVAHDVAAYFGIGYVRRCALMLLVFPIFLSLVVRGTKYLVRQDPSLPDLGYPRLLLRVFGAMWRGALPGVPSLLWSAVSVAQPGYTPESVGSTAQAVAYLAKSPAARALAS
- a CDS encoding PDR/VanB family oxidoreductase, with translation MTVRRPAPAEVPADLYGKRRRDRAIRVFDAVAETRLRWSTLINRREPAGRVDDHRLALTVAERRVEAHDTDVISLLLVAPDGRELPVWWPGAHLDLELPSGLLRQYSLCGDPADRRGYRIAVRRIPDGLGGSVEVHDTLLPGSRVVVRGPRNAFPFVLPGYGSEAARVHFVAGGIGITPILPMIRMAHRLGVDWSMVYTGRSRDTIPFLDEVEGFGHRVTVRTDDRHGLPAAADLLPGVGPDTALYCCGPVPMTAVIAAAVRDMPGVELHSERFSAPPVVDGKPFEIELARTGEVIAVPADRSALQEVLKVRPDAAYSCRQGFCRTCRVRVLDGPVDHRDTVLTPDERADGDMLICVSRCDGERLVIDL
- a CDS encoding SDR family oxidoreductase, which produces MTEPTPDAERTVRSDGFDLAVYEYGDAAAPTVVLVHGWPDDHHLWDRVIPLLAGRFHVVAYDTRGHGRSTRTTRTADYRLDRFAADFFAVAAAVSPDRPVHVLAHDWGSVEMWEAVCEPGAQDRIASFTSVSGPNLDHLGTWMRAKLSRGAAWGPFTQLLSSTYTFLFMTPGLPRVLLRPLSAERVWRRFVGLMNETDAANVTLGPAFREDFFDGMRIYRANILPRLLGPRERRTEVPVQLIIARRDVAVRPAGYADTQRWAPRLWRREVAGGHWLPFSHPELLATATAELVDALDGGPAPRGLRRAEAGRARGRFDDQLVVITGGGSGIGRETALAFARHGAEIVLSDINLDAAKETAELVSAAGGVAHAYSVDVGDEAAMAEHAAAVVAAHGVPDILVNNAGIGQAGDFFETSARDFDRVLRVNLGGVINGCRTFGAAMAERGLGGHIVNLSSMAAYTPQRGFSAYSTSKSAVFMFSDCLRAELAGKGIGVHTVCPGIVHTNIVATTRFSGVSAEEEARKQARYDDLYRKRHYGPDKVAAQIVRAVQNDRAVVPVTPEAHLQYHFHRFAPALARFVAARVKLI